The following proteins come from a genomic window of Nautilia profundicola AmH:
- a CDS encoding ABC transporter permease, whose product MESFKIAFRNLIRMGRRTFLTSSLIAIGVVFVVLYITYAESFKNSMIAQITDSVMGELQIHKKGYVSSLDSLPLDKNLGPKVVKKIEEKLNSMPEVYSYSERLKFGGMISNYTDSTNIRLNGIDSEMEAKTLPLLKERLTGHLPKEGEIVIPELISKGLHLKIGDVVVLVATNKNGSMNAKTLKISGIVGIISGPGGRDGYINLKDARKLLRIKKPEINEIVIKLKNPDMLQKANKELIKFVKKNKKPKLEVHTWIKLSPFANIIKMLDIMTFSIEIILISIVLVSILNVMIMSVFERIKQIGTMKAMGTPKSFIVSMFVNEGLLLGIFGFIIGVIASIAFVYIIGDIHYSFGRQSDLLLVPVIDWKSVVSVGVMVVVIAVIASLYPAFKAASLKPIDALRS is encoded by the coding sequence ATGGAAAGTTTTAAAATTGCATTCCGTAACCTCATCAGAATGGGTAGAAGGACGTTTTTAACCAGTTCACTTATAGCAATTGGCGTCGTGTTTGTGGTTCTTTATATTACATACGCGGAGAGTTTTAAAAACTCAATGATAGCGCAGATTACCGATAGCGTAATGGGTGAACTTCAAATTCACAAAAAAGGATATGTATCAAGTCTCGATTCACTGCCGCTTGATAAAAATCTGGGGCCTAAAGTTGTTAAAAAAATTGAAGAGAAGCTAAATTCGATGCCTGAAGTCTATTCTTACAGTGAAAGGCTGAAATTCGGAGGAATGATAAGTAACTATACCGATTCTACGAATATAAGACTTAACGGAATAGATTCTGAGATGGAAGCCAAAACCCTGCCGCTTCTGAAAGAACGTCTAACCGGGCATCTGCCAAAAGAAGGCGAAATTGTTATACCTGAACTGATTTCAAAAGGTCTTCATCTTAAAATCGGAGATGTTGTAGTGCTTGTGGCTACGAACAAAAACGGAAGTATGAACGCAAAAACGCTAAAAATTAGCGGAATAGTAGGCATTATCTCAGGTCCCGGAGGAAGGGATGGATATATAAACCTCAAAGACGCCAGAAAACTTTTAAGAATCAAAAAACCTGAAATAAACGAAATAGTTATAAAACTTAAAAATCCGGATATGTTGCAAAAAGCAAATAAAGAGCTTATTAAATTTGTAAAAAAGAACAAAAAACCGAAACTTGAAGTGCATACATGGATTAAACTTTCACCTTTTGCGAATATTATAAAAATGCTTGATATTATGACATTCAGTATTGAAATAATTTTGATTTCAATTGTACTTGTTTCCATTCTTAACGTAATGATAATGAGCGTGTTTGAGAGAATCAAACAGATAGGTACCATGAAAGCGATGGGGACTCCTAAAAGTTTTATCGTATCAATGTTTGTAAACGAAGGTCTGCTTCTTGGAATATTCGGTTTTATTATCGGTGTGATTGCAAGTATCGCTTTTGTTTATATTATAGGAGATATTCATTACAGCTTCGGACGTCAAAGCGACTTGCTGCTTGTGCCTGTGATAGATTGGAAAAGTGTGGTAAGTGTTGGTGTGATGGTTGTTGTAATTGCCGTAATTGCGAGTCTGTATCCTGCATTTAAAGCGGCGAGTCTGAAACCTATTGACGCTTTAAGAAGCTAA
- a CDS encoding outer membrane lipoprotein-sorting protein, whose translation MKKLLLAVLIPVFLLASNILEEIDKNLNPTSFEAYKKLINIEPDGSKKEFLMWMIKKDKDKIANLFLKPATDNGRALLRLGDNMWLYIPGIAKPLRVASAQSVTGGVFNNSDILRVDYAVEYDIEKQEGDTLYLKAKNEDVTYEKIVMKIDLKRKLPIKLDCYAGGILIKTIEYAKITDFGNGIVRPAVMQTTSPLQKGYKSIMIWAKIKPRILKDEYFTLEFMPHLNEIRK comes from the coding sequence ATGAAAAAATTATTGTTAGCGGTATTGATTCCGGTGTTTTTGTTAGCCTCGAACATACTTGAAGAGATTGATAAAAATCTGAATCCTACGAGTTTTGAAGCATACAAAAAACTTATAAACATTGAACCCGACGGAAGTAAAAAAGAGTTTCTAATGTGGATGATTAAAAAAGACAAAGATAAAATAGCAAACTTGTTTTTAAAACCCGCAACCGATAACGGCAGGGCATTGCTTAGACTCGGTGATAATATGTGGCTGTATATTCCCGGTATTGCCAAACCTTTAAGGGTTGCATCCGCTCAGAGCGTAACGGGTGGTGTTTTTAACAACAGCGATATTTTAAGGGTGGATTATGCCGTTGAATATGATATAGAAAAACAAGAAGGTGATACACTTTATTTAAAAGCAAAAAATGAAGATGTTACATATGAAAAAATCGTTATGAAAATAGATTTAAAAAGAAAGTTGCCGATTAAACTCGACTGTTATGCGGGAGGTATTTTGATTAAAACGATCGAATACGCAAAAATTACGGATTTTGGAAACGGAATAGTAAGACCCGCCGTTATGCAGACAACTTCGCCTCTTCAAAAAGGGTATAAAAGTATTATGATATGGGCGAAAATTAAACCAAGAATTCTTAAAGACGAATATTTTACGCTTGAATTTATGCCTCATCTTAATGAAATAAGAAAATAA